One Candidatus Saccharibacteria bacterium RAAC3_TM7_1 genomic region harbors:
- a CDS encoding hypothetical protein (RAAC3_TM7_1_456) — protein MIDLEIPLGRRQWRYRLFEMVPGLLSWGSIILLVALSLLNPLLAGVYVLLVIVTLLIKAVGIAIHTLTGSRRIEKAQTIDWHARLNDLSDPEASYTHWLEHRMKELGHTAHGENLRLMSNAHEVYPKPRDIYNAVIIATYNESYDVLKPTLQSLIDTTYDLGHLIVVIAYEERGGETTRTTVARLQREFADSFKALEMVMHPKDLPDEVVGKGANITYAGRYLQSWLDKEGITYQNVLVTTLDSDNRPHRTYFDYVTYEYIVHDNRKHLAFQPVSLFLNNIWDVPAPMRVVATGNSFWNIISSMRPHMLRNFASHSQPMDALVEMNFWSKRTIVEDGHQYWRSYFYFGGNYEVVPIFVPIYQDAVLSDTYWHTLKAQFVQLRRWAYGASDVPYVATRIFTRKRNVPFWAGFTRLVRLIDGHVTLASVSIIVTFGGWIPLLINSKAALSVAANQLPEVLSVIQRLAMVGLIITVFLAFKMLPPRPRRYKRRRSLGMVLQWVLMPVTSICYSAAAAFYSQTRLLLGKYLDKFDVTDKATVRSDKD, from the coding sequence ATGATTGACCTCGAAATACCGCTCGGTCGACGACAGTGGCGCTACCGGCTGTTTGAGATGGTACCAGGCCTGCTTAGCTGGGGTTCAATTATTCTTTTGGTGGCCTTATCGTTGCTTAATCCGCTGCTAGCAGGAGTTTACGTACTACTTGTCATTGTGACGCTGCTTATAAAGGCAGTGGGAATCGCCATTCATACCTTGACGGGAAGCCGCCGGATTGAAAAAGCCCAAACTATCGATTGGCATGCCAGGCTCAATGACTTATCTGATCCGGAGGCGTCATATACGCACTGGCTGGAGCATCGTATGAAAGAACTTGGGCACACGGCACACGGAGAGAACCTACGCCTGATGAGCAATGCCCATGAAGTCTATCCGAAGCCTCGGGATATCTATAACGCGGTGATCATTGCTACCTACAACGAGTCGTATGACGTCCTGAAGCCGACGCTGCAGTCGCTGATCGATACCACGTACGATCTCGGCCACCTTATCGTTGTGATCGCCTATGAAGAACGAGGCGGTGAGACGACGCGCACCACCGTAGCGCGGCTCCAGAGGGAGTTCGCAGACTCCTTCAAGGCACTTGAGATGGTCATGCATCCGAAAGACCTACCTGATGAGGTGGTGGGAAAGGGTGCCAACATCACCTATGCTGGGAGATATTTGCAATCCTGGCTTGATAAAGAGGGGATCACGTATCAAAACGTCCTTGTTACGACGCTCGATAGCGACAATCGACCACATCGGACATACTTTGACTACGTTACCTATGAGTACATTGTGCACGATAATCGTAAGCATCTGGCTTTTCAACCGGTATCGCTCTTCCTTAACAATATATGGGACGTACCAGCACCGATGCGTGTTGTCGCCACAGGCAACTCATTCTGGAATATTATCAGCTCGATGCGGCCACATATGCTTCGGAACTTTGCTTCGCACTCCCAGCCGATGGATGCGCTGGTAGAGATGAACTTCTGGAGTAAGCGAACCATTGTCGAGGATGGTCACCAATACTGGCGGAGTTATTTCTACTTTGGTGGCAATTATGAGGTGGTTCCCATTTTTGTACCAATTTACCAAGACGCGGTTCTATCGGACACCTATTGGCATACTTTGAAAGCGCAATTTGTCCAGCTGCGACGCTGGGCGTATGGCGCCTCAGATGTACCCTATGTTGCCACTCGTATATTTACGAGAAAGCGTAATGTTCCGTTTTGGGCGGGTTTCACGCGGCTGGTACGCTTGATTGATGGCCACGTTACACTTGCTTCGGTTTCCATCATCGTTACCTTTGGTGGCTGGATACCGCTCCTTATCAATAGTAAGGCCGCGCTCAGTGTAGCAGCCAATCAACTGCCCGAAGTACTGAGCGTCATCCAGCGCCTGGCAATGGTAGGGTTGATCATTACCGTCTTTTTGGCATTTAAAATGCTGCCACCCCGTCCACGTCGCTATAAGAGGCGGCGGAGCCTGGGAATGGTACTGCAGTGGGTGCTTATGCCGGTTACCTCTATCTGCTACAGTGCCGCTGCTGCTTTCTACTCTCAGACACGATTGCTGCTCGGAAAGTATCTCGATAAATTCGATGTCACCGATAAGGCGACCGTCAGATCCGACAAAGACTAG
- the nrdR gene encoding transcriptional regulator NrdR (RAAC3_TM7_1_457), producing MICINCFHSRTTVTNSRSAKKTSEVWRRRRCPRCETLFTTYERLSLEQIDIYGSAQKGTTPFSLSKLMLSIATACSHDTTLRERHSLSLAQTVEQLLIRESRAPSTDDIAAVTHQVLQRFDALAALQYAAQHELITSTRQRGRPSVR from the coding sequence ATGATTTGTATAAACTGTTTTCATTCCCGCACTACAGTCACTAATTCTCGCAGCGCCAAAAAGACCAGTGAAGTCTGGCGGCGGCGGCGCTGTCCTCGCTGCGAGACACTTTTCACCACCTACGAACGCCTCTCTCTAGAACAGATTGATATTTATGGGAGTGCGCAAAAAGGCACTACCCCTTTTAGCCTAAGTAAACTGATGCTTAGTATCGCTACGGCGTGCAGTCACGACACTACCCTACGTGAACGACACTCACTTTCACTTGCTCAGACGGTCGAGCAGCTGCTCATTCGCGAGTCGAGAGCACCCAGTACCGATGATATCGCTGCCGTCACTCATCAGGTTCTCCAGCGGTTTGATGCGTTAGCAGCGCTGCAATACGCTGCCCAGCATGAACTTATCACGTCAACCCGCCAGCGCGGTCGTCCCTCCGTCCGCTAG
- a CDS encoding Pyrophosphatase (RAAC3_TM7_1_458), with product MSHLKSLQTKVLANKTAKGFDTEVETEFLLLYGEVAEAYEAWRQKKNDLGEELADVLIYLLGLAEILGFNLDEEVTAKMEKNAKRTYVTKNGVLVKEGE from the coding sequence ATGTCACACCTAAAATCACTACAGACCAAAGTGCTTGCCAATAAGACCGCCAAAGGCTTTGATACAGAGGTAGAAACAGAGTTTCTGCTCCTGTATGGTGAGGTAGCTGAAGCCTACGAAGCATGGCGTCAGAAAAAGAATGATCTGGGGGAAGAGCTTGCCGATGTGCTGATTTATTTGCTTGGTCTAGCAGAAATATTAGGATTCAATCTTGATGAGGAAGTCACTGCGAAGATGGAAAAGAATGCAAAGCGTACCTATGTCACCAAAAATGGGGTTCTAGTAAAGGAAGGAGAGTAG
- a CDS encoding threonyl-tRNA synthetase (RAAC3_TM7_1_459) — protein MSNEQLHAMRHSLAHITAAAIQRLWPEAKFGVGPVVENGFYYDIDLGEKKISEQDFAKIEKAMRRIVAEAQNLEHFTMPIDQAIDWAKENEQPYKEELLNDLKRSGTTVAKDLDVAAMGTIAEGDAAVDEVSFYKNGDFVDLCRGPHVANTKDVGAFRLMRVAGAYWRGSEKNPQMQRLYGVAFATEEELEAYLTNLEEAKKRDHRKLGKELDLYTTSPLVGVGLPMFTPRGTVLREILSRYSNQLREQAGFQKVWIPHITKHDLYEVSGHWAKFGDELFLVKSQESSDKFVMKPMNCPHHTQIFASQPRSYKDMPVRYLETTTIYRDEKTGELGGLNRVRSATQDDSHVFARPDQIGGEVDGLLRSAQELYASVDLKLRVRLSYRDDSDAYLGDISLWESAQAQLKAAVEKNGLDYFEQAGEAAFYGPKIDFMATDAIGREHQVATIQLDFVQPERFKLQYADKEGNFQAPVMIHCALLGSIERFLSVFIEHTAGWFPLWAAPEQVRILTINDTVLDYVEEIKTVLSDVVLMRPVKYNELRFTCDDRNESLGKKIREATAMKIPVQLIVGPKDKEAREVSVRTQSGEGKIALDGLKEYLFNL, from the coding sequence ATGAGCAACGAACAACTACATGCGATGCGACATAGTCTCGCACATATTACTGCGGCGGCGATTCAGCGACTGTGGCCGGAGGCAAAATTTGGCGTTGGTCCAGTGGTGGAAAACGGCTTTTATTATGACATTGACCTCGGTGAAAAGAAGATTAGCGAACAGGATTTTGCCAAGATTGAAAAGGCGATGCGGCGTATTGTTGCCGAGGCGCAGAATCTCGAGCATTTTACCATGCCAATCGATCAGGCAATTGACTGGGCGAAAGAGAACGAGCAGCCGTATAAGGAAGAGTTGCTTAATGACTTGAAGCGTAGTGGTACTACCGTTGCCAAGGATCTCGATGTCGCAGCGATGGGCACAATTGCTGAAGGTGATGCAGCGGTCGATGAGGTCAGTTTTTACAAAAATGGTGACTTTGTTGACCTCTGTCGCGGCCCGCATGTCGCCAACACCAAAGACGTTGGTGCGTTTAGGCTAATGCGCGTTGCTGGCGCCTATTGGCGTGGCAGTGAAAAAAATCCGCAAATGCAACGACTTTACGGGGTAGCATTTGCTACTGAAGAGGAGCTAGAAGCATATCTTACGAATCTCGAGGAGGCCAAAAAGCGGGATCACCGTAAGTTAGGTAAAGAACTTGATCTTTACACGACTTCACCACTGGTTGGAGTTGGGCTACCAATGTTTACACCACGTGGAACGGTTCTGCGCGAAATCTTGTCGCGATACAGCAATCAACTCCGTGAGCAGGCCGGTTTTCAAAAAGTATGGATTCCGCACATTACAAAACATGACTTGTATGAAGTGTCGGGTCACTGGGCAAAGTTCGGTGATGAGCTATTTCTAGTGAAGAGTCAAGAGTCAAGTGATAAGTTTGTCATGAAGCCAATGAATTGTCCTCATCATACGCAAATATTTGCCTCGCAGCCTCGCAGTTATAAAGATATGCCTGTTCGCTACCTGGAGACGACAACAATTTACCGTGATGAAAAAACAGGAGAGCTAGGCGGGCTAAACCGGGTACGGTCAGCTACTCAAGATGATAGCCACGTTTTTGCGCGACCGGATCAGATCGGAGGGGAGGTCGACGGATTGCTTCGCTCTGCTCAGGAGCTGTATGCCAGCGTTGATCTAAAGCTACGGGTTCGCCTTAGCTATCGGGATGACTCTGATGCCTACCTTGGTGATATATCGCTATGGGAATCGGCACAGGCGCAGCTCAAGGCGGCGGTCGAGAAAAACGGACTCGATTACTTCGAGCAGGCCGGTGAGGCGGCTTTCTACGGACCAAAAATTGATTTTATGGCGACCGATGCAATTGGTCGTGAGCATCAAGTAGCGACCATCCAGCTCGACTTTGTGCAGCCGGAGCGGTTTAAATTACAATATGCCGATAAGGAAGGCAATTTTCAGGCACCAGTTATGATCCATTGTGCACTGCTTGGCTCAATCGAACGCTTTCTCAGCGTCTTCATCGAGCATACGGCGGGCTGGTTCCCGCTGTGGGCGGCGCCAGAGCAAGTTCGTATTCTGACGATTAATGACACGGTACTTGATTACGTTGAAGAAATTAAGACGGTACTGAGTGATGTTGTACTAATGAGGCCAGTCAAATATAACGAGCTCCGCTTTACCTGTGACGACCGCAATGAGTCCCTTGGCAAGAAAATCCGCGAGGCAACTGCCATGAAGATTCCAGTCCAATTGATTGTCGGGCCAAAAGACAAAGAAGCCCGCGAAGTCAGTGTTCGTACGCAAAGCGGTGAAGGGAAAATTGCCCTCGATGGACTAAAGGAATACCTTTTTAATCTGTAA
- a CDS encoding hypothetical protein (RAAC3_TM7_1_460), with protein sequence MSPKASFRQRIEELMAQVPAGEVATYGDLAGLAGQANASRIVGGIAHFGDPDLPWHRLVNRFGGLASGFHGGREAQAQLLEAEGVHCTNHIVDNFEALRWRPGQLSDQERAR encoded by the coding sequence ATGAGTCCAAAAGCTAGTTTTCGTCAACGGATTGAAGAGCTTATGGCTCAGGTGCCGGCTGGCGAGGTAGCCACCTATGGTGACCTGGCGGGTTTAGCCGGGCAGGCGAATGCTAGTCGAATCGTCGGCGGAATCGCTCATTTTGGAGACCCTGATCTACCGTGGCACCGGCTAGTGAATCGCTTTGGAGGACTTGCGAGCGGTTTTCATGGAGGCCGAGAGGCACAAGCACAACTACTGGAGGCAGAAGGCGTACACTGTACAAATCACATCGTTGATAATTTCGAAGCGCTTCGTTGGCGACCAGGTCAGTTGAGCGATCAGGAGCGGGCTAGATGA
- a CDS encoding miaA (RAAC3_TM7_1_461) yields MIAKIPLIVITGPTGSGKTALAIEVAKQCNGEIICADSRAIYKGMDIGTAKPTAREQEVVPHWGIDLVEPGDRYTASDFKSYALQKIAEIRGRGRVPLLVGGTGLYIDGVVFDYSFAGKADPALRARLEAMTLQELYEYCVLYNINLPENKRNKRYVIRTIERQSVSTIKNKLPLSDTFIVGIATDMKALRKRLQLRSEHLFDNGVVDEARILGKRYGWHSEAMTGNIYPLIKQHLDGALSMSEARERFVTLDYQLAKRQMTWFRRNPYILWVRYEEVLSILSGAIRS; encoded by the coding sequence ATGATTGCTAAAATACCACTTATCGTCATCACCGGCCCTACGGGGAGTGGGAAAACTGCACTGGCCATAGAAGTTGCCAAGCAGTGTAATGGTGAAATCATCTGCGCTGATTCGCGGGCTATCTATAAAGGTATGGATATCGGTACGGCAAAACCAACTGCCAGAGAACAAGAGGTGGTGCCTCACTGGGGAATTGATCTGGTAGAGCCAGGCGATCGGTACACGGCATCGGATTTCAAATCATATGCCCTTCAAAAGATTGCCGAAATCAGAGGCCGGGGCAGAGTGCCGTTACTCGTAGGCGGGACGGGACTTTATATTGATGGCGTTGTCTTTGACTATTCTTTCGCCGGCAAGGCTGATCCGGCGCTACGTGCACGGCTTGAGGCAATGACACTACAAGAGCTATATGAATATTGCGTTTTATACAACATAAACCTACCCGAAAACAAGCGAAACAAACGGTATGTGATCCGCACTATAGAGCGTCAAAGCGTAAGTACTATCAAGAATAAGCTGCCACTTTCAGATACGTTTATTGTAGGGATAGCAACGGATATGAAGGCACTTCGCAAGCGGCTCCAGTTGCGGAGTGAACACTTGTTTGATAATGGTGTTGTTGATGAGGCGAGAATATTGGGCAAAAGATATGGCTGGCACAGCGAAGCGATGACCGGTAATATCTATCCGCTCATCAAACAGCACCTGGATGGAGCATTAAGTATGTCCGAGGCCAGAGAACGCTTTGTGACGCTTGATTATCAACTTGCGAAACGCCAAATGACGTGGTTTCGTCGTAATCCATATATTTTATGGGTACGATACGAGGAAGTGCTCAGCATTCTTTCAGGAGCGATTCGCTCATGA
- a CDS encoding putative transcriptional regulator (RAAC3_TM7_1_462), whose product MIDALFGSKTRVKLLHLFLNNPGRAFYVREITRLIDEQINSVRRELSNMLNVGIIKSDTSDNKLYYEVDQRYEYYVPLRAIFGDGEDAHQSVEVSKPSTLDWQARLDELGSIRLAIMAGVFVNGSASTIDLLLVGNPAPAKLKAFIRTLEKKEGRELNYSVLPYDEFYYRLSVRDKFITELLSSKHVLLRDDEQILTRQK is encoded by the coding sequence ATGATTGACGCATTATTTGGCTCAAAAACACGGGTGAAATTGCTCCACCTATTTCTTAATAATCCTGGTAGGGCATTCTATGTTCGGGAGATTACCCGCCTCATCGACGAGCAGATTAATTCAGTTCGCCGAGAATTGTCAAACATGCTTAACGTCGGGATTATAAAAAGTGACACCTCGGATAATAAACTTTATTATGAAGTCGATCAGCGCTATGAGTATTATGTACCGCTGCGGGCGATTTTCGGAGACGGTGAGGATGCTCATCAGTCTGTCGAAGTATCAAAGCCTTCAACGCTCGACTGGCAAGCGCGACTCGATGAACTCGGGAGCATCCGTCTGGCGATTATGGCCGGAGTGTTCGTTAATGGATCGGCCAGCACGATCGATCTTCTTTTGGTGGGTAATCCGGCGCCAGCCAAGCTGAAGGCGTTTATTAGGACGCTCGAGAAAAAAGAAGGCCGCGAGCTAAACTATAGCGTGCTACCGTATGACGAATTCTATTATCGCCTCAGTGTCCGTGATAAATTCATTACGGAGCTGCTGAGTAGTAAGCACGTCTTGCTACGCGACGACGAACAAATACTGACAAGACAGAAGTAA
- a CDS encoding Zn-dependent hydrolase of the beta-lactamase fold-like protein (RAAC3_TM7_1_463), with protein MFELEYKGGNTMVISTRKSKLITDPKQSVVGLKDIEPKGMVSVATEARFTVHSDDALLEVEGPGEYEVGDFSIRGIAAQRHLDDGGALATIYRIEVGDVRIALLGNIDPQLSEDQLEALGVVDMIILPVGGSGYTLDATSAAQLVRRIDAKAVIPVHYADKAVKYEVPQDAVEVFIKEFPAAVESMDKLKVKSAASLPTVATIYKLTRS; from the coding sequence ATGTTTGAACTCGAATATAAGGGTGGTAATACGATGGTGATTTCTACCAGGAAATCAAAACTTATTACCGACCCGAAGCAATCAGTCGTGGGCTTAAAGGATATCGAACCAAAAGGAATGGTGTCCGTGGCGACTGAAGCGCGGTTCACTGTACACAGCGACGATGCGCTCCTGGAAGTTGAAGGACCGGGCGAGTACGAAGTCGGTGACTTTTCGATCAGAGGTATAGCTGCGCAGCGTCATCTCGATGATGGCGGGGCACTGGCTACTATTTACCGTATTGAAGTCGGCGACGTACGCATTGCCTTGCTTGGTAACATTGATCCACAGTTAAGCGAGGATCAGCTGGAAGCTCTAGGAGTGGTAGATATGATCATCCTGCCGGTTGGTGGTAGTGGCTACACTCTTGATGCGACAAGTGCCGCTCAGCTAGTACGACGGATTGATGCCAAGGCTGTCATCCCGGTTCACTATGCGGATAAAGCCGTAAAGTATGAAGTACCCCAAGATGCCGTAGAGGTATTTATCAAAGAATTTCCTGCTGCGGTGGAGAGCATGGATAAGCTCAAGGTTAAGTCAGCCGCTTCGCTTCCGACAGTTGCGACAATCTACAAGTTGACGAGAAGCTAG
- a CDS encoding hypothetical protein (RAAC3_TM7_1_464): protein MAARCELTGKGKQFGHNVSFSLRRTKRVFKPNLQKKTFVVDGQKVTMVLSTQAIRTLKKKGLLSAPATK, encoded by the coding sequence ATGGCAGCGCGCTGCGAACTGACCGGTAAAGGAAAACAATTCGGCCACAATGTGAGCTTTTCTTTGCGTCGCACCAAGCGGGTATTCAAACCTAACCTGCAGAAAAAGACATTTGTCGTCGATGGCCAGAAAGTCACGATGGTACTGTCAACCCAGGCGATCCGCACACTAAAGAAAAAAGGCTTGCTCTCGGCTCCGGCCACTAAATAA
- a CDS encoding Zn-dependent membrane-bound protease, M50 family protein (RAAC3_TM7_1_465) yields MDIGYLFIILVVILFSMTLHEAMHGFVAYWLGDDTAKLQGRLTLNPIRHIDPFLTLLLPLLLALAGGPIFGGAKPVPFNPARVRYDEWGAALVAAAGPLTNFVIAFVLFGIYAMIGTPQSGFLAQFLIAGVYVNLGFFIFNSLPIPPLDGSRVLYALAPEFVRRGMEAIERFGLIVVFAIVLLAGSVIGGIMLAALNFFWQLFSAIFGLH; encoded by the coding sequence GTGGATATTGGTTATTTATTTATCATCCTGGTAGTTATCTTATTCTCGATGACGTTGCACGAGGCTATGCACGGCTTTGTTGCTTACTGGCTTGGCGACGATACGGCAAAACTGCAAGGAAGATTAACGCTTAATCCAATCCGACATATTGACCCGTTTCTCACGTTGCTACTACCTCTGTTGCTTGCGCTTGCGGGTGGTCCGATCTTCGGTGGTGCCAAGCCAGTGCCATTCAATCCGGCACGTGTCAGGTATGATGAATGGGGCGCGGCTCTTGTCGCTGCTGCTGGTCCACTGACGAACTTTGTGATAGCCTTCGTACTTTTTGGAATATATGCCATGATCGGTACACCGCAAAGTGGTTTCTTGGCGCAATTTTTGATAGCGGGTGTTTATGTAAACCTCGGCTTCTTTATCTTTAATAGCCTGCCGATCCCTCCGCTTGATGGCTCACGGGTACTCTATGCTCTGGCGCCAGAATTTGTTCGGCGAGGTATGGAGGCGATTGAGCGATTCGGGCTAATTGTGGTATTCGCCATCGTTCTCCTTGCTGGCTCGGTTATCGGTGGTATTATGCTGGCTGCACTCAACTTCTTTTGGCAATTATTTAGCGCTATCTTTGGACTGCACTAA